The Thunnus albacares chromosome 13, fThuAlb1.1, whole genome shotgun sequence genome segment TTATCATTAGTGGCAGAGTCCGACATTCCCGCCCTGGATTCAAATTCCTACCTACAATGCTAATTTGTTTGGttgcactgtaaacagatagatcagttgctcttctgttgtatttcagAAAATGTAGTTGGTGTTGCCAATTCAACCAGCACtaaaatcttaaggattatatCTTTAATTGTTTATCGAAATTATAGTTAATATTCAGTTAATCAACTGATTGATTATTCAACCACTTGTTTCAGCACTTGTGTGTATTTGGATATTTCTGCTGTGAACTGTGGAATATTTTGTCCGCCGTGGTGCAGCAGACACTCGACTCACAGCAGACAGCTCTGAAGATCTGGAAGGCCATGTGTCTGATCTGTTCCACGCTGAACGGCAGGAAGTCGTTCTGTCGGAGGAACTCGAAGGTGCTGAGACCCAGCAGCTCGAACACGATGCAGATGTGACCTTCGTGGTCGAACCAGTCCAGCATCCTGACACAGGCGCTGGCGAGAGAGAAGAACTGATCTATAAACATGAGGCAAGACAtctaaataacagaaaagcTGCAGAATTAAAATGAGGGAAATGATTATGTATGATAAGCTTTCCTTACCAATAAATTAAGGGCATGAAAGGTCACATTTAATGCTTTTAGAGGATGAATTAGCCCTCCAGGAtttgctctgctgctctgctgcagctATACTCACAATCTGTTGTTGTCATCCAGGCTGTTGATCTCCTCCAGCACTGCGATCTCAGACTTTGCAACTTCACGGAAACAGTCGATGTTCCTTACAATCTTCACGGCCACATGCTCAGCTCTGTTGAACATACAGACAGGTGCACACAGACGCACAGATAAAGACAAGAACATTTCCTTCATTAATGCCACAAAGATGAATTATTGTGCATTTAGTTTGCATGATGATTAAATGGTTTCTGGTTTCTGGCTGTTGGCTAATAACTCTTGATGTTGCCATGATGGATGGAAACCTTAAAAATTTCTGGATCTGTTTGAAGAAGATTAAATCCAAGCAGTAAAACCATTCAATAGTTAGAGGGTCAATGATGGATCAGCATGTATGCTTACTTGTCTCTATCAATACACTCCACCACGTTTCCAAAGGCTCCTGTTCCCAGTGTAGATACCACCTCATCTgggaaggacagacagacatttattAGGGTCAGAAATGTAAGCAGAATGTCTTAAGAGGGTAATGCAAttgtcaatataaaaaataagagATAATTGCAAaaataggccaaaaaaataaGCAGGAAGTACATGAAAATATACTGCATCTTAATTCAATGACTGCATTCTTCAGAGTCTTGATTTTGAGACCGATAACATGTTGACGTCCTCATGTGTTGTCGGAAATGCAGTCAcagttgtttcattttttcGTATACCATGATCCATTGTGCACTGAACAGTCGGTGGTTTAATGGTGTTAACAGGCACCCCGTTtccaaatgatgtcacattTTTCTGCGGCAAACACTGAACTTATTCACCAGACGACCTTGACTTATTTCCTGTGTCAGGATCCCCACTGTGTGTCACAGAAATCATAGAAGAGGCTGCAGTTTTTGATGAAATGCAAGTCTGAAACTGCattagtttttgtctttttgaggcCAGATGTGGAGGGAAGATGAGGGCTCAGCAGAGTCTGATAACAACTGACACTGCACGGTTGATAGTGAAGGTGTGGAGATTTGGGGACCGATGTGTAGAGACATTTACCTTCAAATTCAGAACACATCTGGAGGTTCTGTGGCTCACACTGTCATAAGATTTcaaccaggtgtaaatgcaagcTCTGTGTTCACACCACCAGCAACCTCAATGATACTGATCCAACACCAGCTGGAGCTTTACCTGTCAGCTTGAATGAGAAGTTATTTACTGTTATTTACAAAAGTGTGAGATAAATGCTGATGGATGTGAGTAAAACGTCGCTCCAAACTTCACCTCCAACCAACTTTACTGCACCAAtaatcaatttaattttatattattatttcttctcTATTTACTTTATATATTCCTCTGGTAGGCTTTGTTATCTTTTTACTACATCCTTATATGGCTCTGCACTGCCAGTATGTGCATTGAAGAAAAGCTATGACATGGATGTTACAAATACATAATATGTATAGATTATGTATTATGCAGTGCTGTCTTGATATTTTTCATATGCTCACTTCAAAAATAATTTCTGGCATTGCTGGTGGTGTGAATGCACAGTGACCTTCATGATGTTAGAAACATCAAAGCTATGACAAGGACAGAGAAGACACTAAAGACAGAGGTAGCAGTCACGTACATCTTTCTTTCAGCACGAGGCCGACATGATAGACCAGGTGgccctcttcatcatcatcctcacagGTTTTCCCCCTGTAACTCTCTTCTACTCCGTTATCATCCTCGTTGACAGTATTGTCATCATGGCAAGCGGTTTCAAGTTGGAGTAAGTTGTCATCAGGTTGGGTTGAGTGCTGAAGATATGCGACAAATGGAAGATGAAGCGATAAAGGTGTCAAGCACGTTCGCGTTGGTGGTACGTAGCCCAAAGAGACACACAGGTCGACAATCCGACATATGGACAAGAAAATACAAGAGAAAGACAATTTGAAACATGTTAGTTGGTTTATCACATGCAGGAGTTGATCATTACAGACATTTAAATCTGAAAAACAGGACTGACTTGATTCCAGTGGAGGACAGTTTGAACTTAAAGGTGCTCTGTGTAGTTTTTGACCACTTGTGGTTTTGATAAGCAgttccctgttttgtttgtgtctcatgCTCTAGTAGCATTAACAGAGGAGAGGCTTgttgatttagattttttttttactatatatTGTTCAGGCAGCTAATGAAGAATGGTATTTCAAAGACATGTTACAGGTTCTAAAGGATCCTGATCATATTTCTTTGCAAAAACTTTGCAAAAGTAgttaaaaagtgaaatccttTTATATATTTCAGGATTATTGTGTAGGTTTAAAATGACTTCTGCCTTCAACCTGGATTGGTTTATAGGAGGTGCTAGTAGTGGGTAAATAGGCAACAAGACTAAATTGCTATTTTAGATCATCCTGAATTGCAAGAAATGCAAAATTAATACatgcattaataaataaattcaaaaggTCCAACCAAAATGTTGACAGGAGGAAGATTAACGTACAGAGTTACCAATCTCTGAGAAGGTGTGGGGGTTGCACTGGTTGAAGCTTTGAGTCTTTCTGCCAGTGTGCAGGTCTGATTTGGCGTCATCACCATCTACCAGCAGAAAGAGAAGCAGTTACAATAAACACTCCACATGttagagaaacaaaacacacacaaaaaaacaatgaaaaactcacacaaacattaaaaaaaaaaaactgaatggaCACTAGTCCTACTCAGAGCATCAATAGCTGAAGCTGAAATCTTTTgcacaataaagaaaaaaatgatgtgatcattaaatattcaaatacacttTTAGGTATTATACTTTTCTTAAGAGCTTATGTTATTAACTTCAGTAAgagtaaaaattaaacaaacttTTATTCAACCCAACCCATTAGGCACTGGCCAATATCCAATTTTTTGgctgtaaaataatacatacaCTGTTTCCATAGCTTCCTTTTAACCTTCAGCCTTGAATGTTGTACAGTAATTAGCTGATATGGGGAACAATTAAGGCATTAACAAGAGGTTATtttcaagtgaaaaaaaaaatgtatctttcaCTTCTAGAGGGAAAACTATCTCCCTCCTCGTGTGTCTTGTTAGCCCCATTCAGGACTTTTTTACCCGCTGCTTGTGAGACAGATGTGGATGGTTCCCATAGAAAAGCTTTGGGAAGAGTTTGTGAGCTGCTCGTTAATGGAGGTGGGGCGGTTAACCAGACGAAAATTTGACAAACAAACCACTTAGTTCTCATTCTTAAAGTCTTTTCtcttggaaaaataaaaaacattgtcTGGAAACACTTCCAATAAATCATACATCTCATCTTTGTTTGGCTTGTCTAAAGTTTGAGTGAAGCGTATTCTTTGCCttgttcaaaaacaaacaaagtcagTAATTATATCTTATGGGAAgtattttttggttttacaagagaaaagacttCAAGGATGAAGAAAACTGGTTGGTTTGGCAAACCATCCTCCGCTAAAGAGCTGTGCTTGGATGCTTCCTTGAGCTGTTCTATGGAAACCATCCAGGACTGACTCCCACGCAGATGATGAGACAGTCCAGAACAGGGCTAGCATCTTGTTAGAGTGCCCATGAGTCCACCTACTGACTTCAGTGTGAGCTGGACTACACATGATGAACGTGACATAAATGATCAACATTTATGTGGAGATACCTATCCAGGGACCCAAGTTGTCGTCGTTCCTGCCCATAGTGCTGTTTTCCACACTTTGTGTAGCCTCACTTTGCAACCTGTAATCCAGCCTCTGGTAGATCTGGCGATAGCTAGATGGGTAAGAAGgagaaacacacagatgagACTCATGTGAGGTCCTTATAACTAGAAGGGCAAAACAGTTCAGCCTTTCATGCcagagaaaaagtcagatcAGATTGGTTTatcttctgcagctctgcatTGTCAGACTTGACTGCTGTACTATCTTTGTACTTTAGCATTAAGATAAGTACAGATGAGCTTTGGTAACATTAGATTAGCATACTTAAATATAGCATGTAACATTTAGCATGTTaatatgctaatgctaatgtgtGCACTTAACTTTTGCATTAAATTGAACAGAATagaattaaattgaattatgATGTAAATTGGtgcatatatgtttttttagactctgttttgtttatctttacagtcatttgcatttgaatgaggctgtgtgtatgcactgtatttatgtaaatcCTCCTGTGAGATCTTTTGGGATGCAGGCTGTATGTTTAAACTTGCCAGTTGTGTTTTAGGATGGGTAAACATATAAGAATATTTGTTTGCTGATGATTACTGTGTCTGATTAATCCCATATGAGATGGGTCAAAtgaccagaaaaaaaatattcattcattattcattcatttgttgttgttgtatgtaAGTGTAGCATGTTTGTAGCTAATGACAGAATTCCCTTCAGTATGCTAACTGTTGGCATGTTGACATAGCATTAGTATGCAAACTGTACACATCATGCTAGTAATAACAACTGCATGTTTCATTAGGAAAACGGttttttgtttatcttgttaTGAAGCATTTTATAAGTGTAAATTTTGACCTGGTGGTGGTGttagaagaaaagtcaggaaATTGACAAATCATCATTTATCAACTTATTTCATGAGAATCCATCCGATAGATATTTCACTCCAGACAAAGACGACTGAACAAACTGGTGACTGACCATTATTATTGTCATCTCTTGTAAGTGCAGTCTGTTAAAACAAATAGATTAACATTGTCCTATACTGGCACAAGTAAAGTGGTTACAAAATGATTAGGAGGGAGCGTTATAACTTACAAGATCTGAGATCTGTTGCTGCACCTTAATGAAGAATGGGTTCCTAAAAGAAAAGGTCAAAAAATCTTCAGCGTCTTCCTCTGTTACCTTTCTATTCTCTTCCTTCTGGACACATTTTGTCAAGGCACAATGTTTAATCTGGGCCAAAATAAATTCCACTGAAATGTCACGTTTGCACAGGAAGCTGGAACTTCACAGCTCTTAACTCTTCGCTGAGCTCTGCCTGGTATTCAAAGCCTGCTCCCTCCACAGCCCCTGGGGCAAAGGTTTCCCTGTCTCTTCAAGCCCTGATGCCGTCTTCTCTGTTTTCAAAGCTATACATAGTGTTAGACCACTCCAACCTACAAACTATTGGCGCCCCTATCTCCAGGGCTTTCCCTGGCCTTTTGGAGAAGTCTTAGTTACGACCCCACAGCCAGCAGGGCAGCTTCCAGAGAGGTGAGAAGATAACATGAAACCATAATGGTCCCTGTGGGGAAATTAGGTTATTAGAGCAGTCATGGGGTCTGTCAGAGTAAAATGGAATAGAAACAAGAATAGAGCTATGATATACACAACGGACAATTATATGAATAGAACATGTTGCATAGAAGTGAATGGATGAGGTTTTAAAAAGGTTTAACTTTGCTTGATTttgactttgttgttttgttgttgattaatgCATGTGACTTGATGAATTTCTTTCACCAAGtctaaagaaaaacattgagaATAATAGCATTAAAGGTACAGTATGTACGTTTTTTCTTATACCTTTTACTTGAAATATGCTTCAAAGCATATCTTCAGGTTGTCAAATGCTTCTGTGACTCAGGCTCTTTGAACAGTCTGGCGGCAGTACAGAGATATTCTCTTCTCAAGTTTTTACGTGAACCTCATCCTTTTAGCCAATCAGACAAGGCCAAAGTCAGGGATAGAAgctcacagctgtcagtcaataCATTAAGGCACTTCTGACCCACTACTCATCTCGTACTGGAAGACTTTGCTATGGTTTACTCACAGGCTAGCAAGCTCCTGATACCTGTGTTAGTCAAATCGAAGAGTTCCGTTAGTCCCAGGGAGAAATTAATGCATCGGTTGCGCACAATGGacatagcgaggtgtgacgtcacccatcgGTTTGCAATGGAGTCAGTTTGAAGCCCAAAAGCAGAAGCAGCTTATGGTCAGTGCCATTTAGAGCCAGAACATGGAAACACGCCCTGCTACCTCGGAGcaaagctaacgctagcttccGGGGAACACTGAGCTGCAACTTgcacttgggctaatgttagctactttagctaaattgtgctaacaagGCAGGTATcttaatcaagtaacattatgttataaaaatgatgattacactgtgtatgagtgttactattttatctagatcataatgaattgttcctgtcttgtactgaaactctgcaacatcagcagactcatcagctgaggttaaaggaagttcagcattatatttgtaaagaggaagatgtagaaattaaaattcgTTGGAGACAGAGTGAGGCATGTCATCTGGGGGTCAGTTGGGCAGGATGGCTCCTggacaggagaactgaaaacagacatgacgttatctataagtctgtattttgatagattaagaaaagaaatgtAACTTAAGTTGTATAAAACCCTGTTATAAGTGCTCCACTgggagcctttttctttgtaacttCAACCTGCGTGTTGCACTGcgaaacgctccttcttgtacaagaaaataaattctgttaaattttgatacttTGGCTCtggtctctattgtttaatggtcattacGTAGAAATTCttttaacacattaaaatgacCGAAACATTGCGATAGTAGTCCAACTGTTGAGAGCAGCTGGTGAGCAATCAATCAATGCCCACACTGCAGACTTTAAAGCTAAGTCTTCAAATCtcattaatggagcaataattaGAGATTGAGACtataatgactcgttgaaaaaaatggtcaacttagtatttctagagagaagttgacgctttttcaatgagagtcagttggagcatctagcagcagtcggtggcactttaaggtacttccacatcggcttcagcctcaagctgtggtagttgccgTTAGtacataatttattaattttatgcACATCACATGTAGGTTCAAGGCTATTGGGAAATAGCAGGGGTAAAATAAATTGGAATTTTGTGGTTTATTGTGCATGATAGGCTTGCAGAGTTCACAGGTTGAAAATACAGTGCTTGGactgcatactgtacattatgatCTACCTCGTCTCATATTAAAGGTTAAGGCTGGGGTCATCCTGTACTTTTAttgctgtcaacaaatcccatgaaaagactaaagCCAACAATGCATCAGtacatctctcaatactttctgactttccaagacataaatcttttttaaaaatcccaaCAATTTCCtaaaaacagctgggcactggAGTTTTAGACAAATCTCAGACACACTGTAGTAAACTGCATTTTGGGGGGATTATTCTCAGCATTTGGAGCTTTAGtaagtatttctggcagcaggatgatATATGTGGGATTAACTCAAAATAAACAAGTGTGTGtattcatggtgatgaaggaacatgtcacccagtgcaacagtgtgactaattgatgtgttttaatagtttttggacaataatggagCTCTAAGGCCCAGGGGAAAAGGCTATATCAAACTTTGGCTACACAGGAAATTGTTAGTTTTGTTCTTTCCATGGAATTtcttgacaaaaagaaaaataaagtatatCACGAGCCTTATCCTGTAAACTGTGTATTTTAATTCAAGAGGCTGAATCAGATTTTCCTGGGCTGATTGACATCTTGACAACTGCATGTCTACAACCTAACAGTTTTCTGCAGCAAGCGCGATGGCATGCGGATCCGTTGCATTCATTGGGCCTTGGCCATCACACTTGTCAGTGCCTCTACTGTACCATACCCTCATGCAAGGAaaacctctctctccctccccgtCCCTCTTCCACAAATAGCAGACATGCCACTCACAGCAGgggtctctctctccctcagagTTATTTCTTATTCATCTTTtcaacacctcctcctccactcctgTTGTATATCTACATTAGACTATCACTATGTCTTATAAACTTTGCAGCAAATATTAAAAGTCAGTGCCACCTACAACATAAATACTATCATTTGGGCACATTTTAGCAAGAATTTGCCTCtcaaattaatatttcaaaatgttttcccaagaaaaaaaactcttttatgcttacattttttgtgttttttactgtgCTCCAATGtatattgaaatatttctgtttggTTGACTGGCCTATGAGATGCCGAGggtcttttctttttatagcCAACAATGCGAAGGAGGGATAGTCATTCCAGAGTGGCGTTTTCTTCCACCCTCTCTCAGGAATGGCTCTGCCTTTCTGTGCCATACTGCTCAGCTGTCTCTGATCAACTATAAATCAGCGCTGAGGATGACTCACTCCTGCTAACAACGTGCAGGACCGTTGTCACTCACTTAAGATCCTCCGCCACTCACTACACTGCTCACAAACCACTGCCGGGAGTGTGGAGGGTTTCACTCCGCATACAGCTCGATATGCCAGAGTTAGGGGCCCCATTTCAACTGCAGTGACCAACGGCGTCACTGATGATTTTCTTCAGTGGTTGCAGTTGTtattaagtaaaatattttttactggTTTGGTAAATGAGCTCATCATGTCCCTCAGGGATCAACTCATCAATTCTTGTCCCCTTAAGTAATTGTGAGTAATTGCAGATCAGTATTTTTAGCCAGGGTTGTGGCGTGGCTCTAGAGTCAGTGTCAATGTCAGTCTGTCCCTGGTCCACACtgaatatctcaacaactattggatggattgctaaGAAATTTTGTTCAGACATGGTAATTTTAtgtccccagaagatgaatcatTATGACTTTAATGATCCCCTGTCTTTTATGTACAGAAGGTGCTATATACATCaagttttttgttattttgtttaccAGCAGGTCAAATGTCccacttatccagtgaaatatctcaacatctaatTGATAGACAGGCACAAagttttgtacaaacattcatgtttctCAGACAATCAGTATCCTGATGATTTTGGTGGTCCCATGACTTTTCCTCAGGCACCatcatgaggttcacatttatggttttgagtgaaatatctagACAGCTATTGAAtgcattgccatgaaatttggtacagacgtTCATGTTTCTCAaaggatgaattgtaatgactttggtggtcccgtaacttttcatctagcaccatcatctggtcaaaactTTAATATCtcaaatactttggtttatgaccaaatactggCAAGATATTCCCATCAGCATCAGCTGATCAACTTTTGGtgctaattagtaaatgttagcatgctaatacactaaactaagatagtgaacatggtaaacattacaaatgtatttatttatttatgcttttatttcagtattatttCCCCTTTGCATTTTCCCCCTATTTATTTCCCCaaacttatatatttatatactttctttttacatttctttatgcatttctgctttattatatt includes the following:
- the LOC122995927 gene encoding dual specificity protein kinase CLK4-like isoform X2, translated to MATSVYIPPGGGRDKEEEEEGKLLKQTSRSPNSTERRGEEQQKTLHLSITKTGTHSSLRCSNRSQIFYRQIYQRLDYRLQSEATQSVENSTMGRNDDNLGPWIDGDDAKSDLHTGRKTQSFNQCNPHTFSEIGNSHSTQPDDNLLQLETACHDDNTVNEDDNGVEESYRGKTCEDDDEEGHLVYHVGLVLKERYEVVSTLGTGAFGNVVECIDRDKAEHVAVKIVRNIDCFREVAKSEIAVLEEINSLDDNNRFACVRMLDWFDHEGHICIVFELLGLSTFEFLRQNDFLPFSVEQIRHMAFQIFRAVCFLHRNKLTHTDLKPENILFVCSDCDLEFNSETNCEERKLRSLDVKVVDFGTATFDHEHHESLVSTRHYRAPEVILDLGWNQSCDVWSLACVLMEYYLGQTLFPTHDSKEHLAMMEKILGPIPPHLLKQTRKQHYVHNEHLDWDEQSSSADYIREHCKPLKYMQRKSEEERQLFDLLSCMLEYDVCRRITLEEALWHPFFSSLRT
- the LOC122995927 gene encoding dual specificity protein kinase CLK4-like isoform X1, whose product is MATSVYIPPGGGRDKEEEEEGKLLKQTSRSPNSTERRGEEQQKTLHLSITKTGTHSSLRCSNRSQIFYRQIYQRLDYRLQSEATQSVENSTMGRNDDNLGPWIDGDDAKSDLHTGRKTQSFNQCNPHTFSEIGNSHSTQPDDNLLQLETACHDDNTVNEDDNGVEESYRGKTCEDDDEEGHLVYHVGLVLKERYEVVSTLGTGAFGNVVECIDRDKAEHVAVKIVRNIDCFREVAKSEIAVLEEINSLDDNNRFACVRMLDWFDHEGHICIVFELLGLSTFEFLRQNDFLPFSVEQIRHMAFQIFRAVCFLHRNKLTHTDLKPENILFVCSDCDLEFNSETNCEERKLRSLDVKVVDFGTATFDHEHHESLVSTRHYRAPEVILDLGWNQSCDVWSLACVLMEYYLGQTLFPTHDSKEHLAMMEKILGPIPPHLLKQTRKQHYVHNEHLDWDEQSSSADYIREHCKPLKQYMQRKSEEERQLFDLLSCMLEYDVCRRITLEEALWHPFFSSLRT
- the LOC122995927 gene encoding dual specificity protein kinase CLK4-like isoform X3 — encoded protein: MGRNDDNLGPWIDGDDAKSDLHTGRKTQSFNQCNPHTFSEIGNSHSTQPDDNLLQLETACHDDNTVNEDDNGVEESYRGKTCEDDDEEGHLVYHVGLVLKERYEVVSTLGTGAFGNVVECIDRDKAEHVAVKIVRNIDCFREVAKSEIAVLEEINSLDDNNRFACVRMLDWFDHEGHICIVFELLGLSTFEFLRQNDFLPFSVEQIRHMAFQIFRAVCFLHRNKLTHTDLKPENILFVCSDCDLEFNSETNCEERKLRSLDVKVVDFGTATFDHEHHESLVSTRHYRAPEVILDLGWNQSCDVWSLACVLMEYYLGQTLFPTHDSKEHLAMMEKILGPIPPHLLKQTRKQHYVHNEHLDWDEQSSSADYIREHCKPLKQYMQRKSEEERQLFDLLSCMLEYDVCRRITLEEALWHPFFSSLRT